The proteins below come from a single Eubacterium limosum genomic window:
- a CDS encoding TetR/AcrR family transcriptional regulator, which translates to MANYKNGTETKTSLYNSAKKLFYLKGYGATTIKDIITDAESKLGLFTYYFEGKESVAISIFKDFVNDIALVLEEPLKEYTAKNDYLLVDMIEYRAYFECINANEEIKRFYKDISILESFAQMTIDLKDYFIQKRFENGLKFETSAMIKDKTYFDAIASLTSGMEIQFFRDILGKKIDIAYGDAIDIFLTEYYRFLVLDKKRIQDNLRKSRKVVETLNFEIGDRFSVQLAGLNS; encoded by the coding sequence ATGGCAAACTATAAAAATGGAACTGAGACAAAGACTTCGCTGTATAATAGTGCGAAAAAGCTTTTTTACTTAAAGGGCTATGGCGCGACGACCATTAAAGATATTATTACAGACGCAGAATCAAAATTAGGCTTGTTTACTTATTATTTTGAGGGCAAGGAATCTGTGGCAATCAGTATTTTCAAGGATTTTGTCAATGATATTGCCCTGGTGCTTGAGGAGCCTTTGAAGGAATATACGGCTAAAAATGATTATCTGCTCGTAGATATGATTGAGTACCGCGCTTATTTCGAGTGTATAAACGCCAATGAGGAGATAAAGCGCTTTTATAAAGATATTTCGATTCTCGAAAGTTTTGCGCAGATGACCATTGATTTAAAAGATTATTTCATACAGAAGCGATTCGAGAACGGTCTGAAGTTTGAGACCAGCGCGATGATTAAGGATAAGACCTACTTTGACGCCATCGCCTCTCTGACATCAGGAATGGAGATTCAGTTTTTCAGAGATATTCTTGGGAAAAAGATTGATATTGCCTATGGCGACGCGATTGATATTTTTCTGACAGAGTATTACCGATTCCTGGTACTTGATAAAAAGCGGATTCAGGATAATCTGCGAAAATCCAGAAAGGTCGTAGAAACGCTGAATTTTGAAATTGGCGACCGCTTCAGCGTTCAACTGGCAGGTCTTAATTCATAG
- a CDS encoding RDAC family protein, which produces MIVTFREIGALNQLLQEKHLDYKIHLSDACGSQSMWIESLNNAGDPKANEALYEVINTFFEKMGTELEYTWDKKSFWFKDRSLVF; this is translated from the coding sequence ATGATTGTTACTTTTAGAGAAATTGGCGCGTTAAATCAGCTTTTACAGGAAAAACATCTGGATTATAAAATTCATCTGAGCGATGCCTGCGGTTCCCAGAGCATGTGGATCGAAAGCCTGAACAATGCTGGTGATCCCAAGGCGAATGAAGCCCTGTATGAAGTGATCAATACTTTTTTTGAGAAAATGGGGACAGAACTGGAGTACACCTGGGATAAAAAATCCTTCTGGTTCAAGGACCGGTCCCTGGTATTCTAG